The Acidimicrobiales bacterium genome contains a region encoding:
- a CDS encoding cytochrome c oxidase assembly protein, translating to MLLADTDPVSPPVQLHQLLTGWQLGRVFGLVAFLLQLAAAAWYVAAAVRLRRRGRPWSAWRTTAFLAGVVVLDIAVVSGLASYDDQVFVVHVVQHLLLMMVAPPLLALGAPITLAIQAAGRPLQGRIVRFLHYRAVGVLTLPIVAAALYYGSMYVVFLTSFYPFSLRHPLVHDLSHVVMFSLGCLFWWPMIAVDQLPNRPSFQVRIIAMFVGMPIEVFLGLVVMNFGHPIAPQHTLADTQAGGALFWGASMLITFAAAMVLLAQWMNQEERRAARHDRVVSAGELRRREIWEAARAAKMGTRRAAVDRAGPVPTVKKETSQ from the coding sequence GTGCTCCTGGCTGACACCGACCCGGTGTCTCCGCCGGTCCAGCTGCACCAGCTTCTGACCGGTTGGCAGCTCGGCCGTGTCTTCGGCCTTGTTGCCTTCCTCCTCCAGCTCGCCGCCGCGGCGTGGTACGTGGCCGCCGCGGTGCGACTCCGCCGCCGGGGACGCCCGTGGTCGGCGTGGCGGACGACCGCCTTCCTGGCCGGCGTGGTGGTCCTGGACATCGCCGTGGTGTCGGGGCTGGCGTCCTACGACGATCAGGTCTTCGTGGTGCACGTCGTCCAGCACCTGCTGCTGATGATGGTCGCCCCGCCCCTGCTCGCCCTCGGTGCGCCCATCACGCTGGCCATCCAGGCCGCCGGGCGCCCGCTCCAGGGGCGCATCGTCCGCTTCCTCCACTACCGCGCCGTGGGCGTCCTCACCCTGCCGATCGTCGCCGCGGCCCTGTACTACGGCTCGATGTACGTGGTCTTCCTCACCTCCTTCTATCCCTTCTCGCTCCGCCACCCCCTCGTCCACGACCTCAGCCACGTCGTGATGTTCTCGCTCGGGTGCCTGTTCTGGTGGCCGATGATCGCCGTCGACCAGCTGCCGAACCGGCCGTCGTTCCAGGTCAGGATCATCGCCATGTTCGTGGGCATGCCCATCGAGGTGTTCCTCGGCCTGGTCGTGATGAACTTCGGCCACCCCATCGCCCCCCAGCACACGCTGGCGGACACCCAGGCCGGTGGCGCCCTGTTCTGGGGCGCCAGCATGCTGATCACCTTCGCCGCCGCCATGGTGCTGTTGGCCCAGTGGATGAACCAGGAGGAGCGGCGCGCCGCCCGACACGATCGCGTCGTCAGCGCGGGGGAGCTGCGCCGGCGGGAGATCTGGGAGGCGGCGCGGGCAGCCAAGATGGGCACCCGCCGGGCGGCGGTCGACCGCGCCGGGCCGGTTCCGACGGTGAAGAAGGAGACGAGCCAGTGA
- a CDS encoding SCO family protein — protein sequence MRKRGPMGTVALALAAALTASACGGPSSASPAAPSPSFGLVQNRPVPDVPLVDANGRPTSLAAFQGKVVVLANFLSLCQDECPMITGAFIAMQRDVQAAGLGNSVAFVELSVDPGRDTPARLAAYSQEFGANWPLLTGTPTDLQHLWSFFGVSYQQVPEDQPPKLDWWTHQPLTYDVTHTDGFILLDAAGHERFITSNPPDLHGQLGAPLTGLLNDEGVQNLEHQQSPSWTVPQALGALGWLVGRTIPQASG from the coding sequence ATGCGTAAGAGAGGCCCCATGGGCACGGTGGCGCTGGCCCTGGCGGCAGCGCTCACCGCGTCTGCGTGCGGTGGGCCGTCCTCGGCGTCTCCGGCGGCGCCGTCGCCCTCGTTCGGCCTCGTCCAGAACCGACCGGTGCCCGACGTGCCGCTGGTCGATGCCAACGGCCGACCGACCAGCCTGGCCGCGTTTCAGGGCAAGGTCGTCGTGCTGGCCAACTTCCTCTCGCTGTGCCAGGACGAGTGCCCGATGATCACGGGCGCGTTCATCGCCATGCAGCGCGACGTGCAGGCGGCCGGGCTCGGGAACAGCGTGGCCTTCGTCGAGCTGAGCGTCGATCCCGGCCGGGACACGCCCGCCCGGTTGGCGGCCTACTCCCAGGAGTTCGGGGCCAACTGGCCGCTCCTGACGGGAACGCCCACGGACCTCCAACACCTGTGGAGCTTCTTCGGCGTCTCGTACCAGCAGGTCCCCGAGGACCAGCCCCCCAAGCTCGACTGGTGGACGCACCAGCCCCTCACCTACGACGTCACCCACACCGACGGCTTCATCCTGCTCGACGCCGCGGGCCACGAGCGCTTCATCACTTCGAACCCGCCCGACCTGCACGGCCAACTCGGGGCGCCGCTTACCGGACTGCTGAACGACGAGGGAGTGCAGAACCTCGAACACCAGCAGTCGCCGTCCTGGACCGTGCCCCAGGCGCTGGGCGCCCTGGGCTGGCTCGTCGGGCGGACCATCCCACAGGCGAGCGGCTGA